One Canis lupus baileyi chromosome 1, mCanLup2.hap1, whole genome shotgun sequence genomic window, aaattatttcatttatgaaaattttGTAATTGCCCACTTTTTACCTTTCATCTTATGTGctgttgtcatatattttacatacacaTACGTATAcatgatatgtatatatgttacaAACCTTACAGTatattgctgttgttattttaaaagataatgtaccattttttaaaaagttctaaaaatggggcagccccgatggcgcagtggtttagtgccacctgcagccaggggtgtgatcctggagaaccgggattgaatcccacatcgggctccctgcatggagcctgcttctccctctgcttgtgtctctacctctctctctctccgtgcctctcatgaataaataaataaaatcttaaaaaatatataaaatatttttaaaaactaaaaaataaataaaaatttctaaaaacaagtaaagtgcattttatatttatcgTCATGTTTCCAGATTGTGGTGCTCTGTATTTCTATGTAGAAATCCAAATTTCCACCTGATACCATGTTTCTTCTGTCTGaagctcttttttgtttttaagcttctcCTGTAATGTTTGTCAATTGGTTATAaattcagcttttgtttgtctgaaaatgtcttataTTTGCTAAATATAGAATTATAGGTTGACTTCTTTTAGTCCTTTAAAATTGTCACTTCATTGTCTTTTGGCATATATAATTGCTGACAAGAAGtaagcattcttttttccttaatatacACTATacctttctctgccttctttaaGTTTTCTCTTCATcaaatgagattttgccatttgcaattacaTGGATAGATCGagagggtataatgttaagtgaaacgAAACAATCAGGTAAAAGATcagtatcatatgatttcactcatcttgaaatttaagaaacaaaacaaatgaacagcccaaaaaaggacaaagaaaaagaacaaacaaatacagagaagaaactagtggttgccagaagggaggtaggTAAGGAGAAGGATGAAATTGATAACAGGGATCaagagaacatttattttatttagcactcAATAACATATAGAattgctgattttctgtttatcaGTGGTTTTTAGCAGTTTGATTACAGTATACCCTGGTGTggatttcttcatgtttcttctcCTTAATTCATtaagcttttaggatttttttgtacACTTCATCAAAGTTTGAAcacttttccattatttcttcaaatgtttttatctttttcttctgaaatatttattacgTATGTGTTAAATTACTTGATTTATTATCACATGGGTCACAGaattctgtttattattattattattattattattactattatttacagTCTTTTTTCACTgtgggtttcttttcctttcatgcCTTAAAGTCATCCattatgttatttatcttttcttatatgGTATCTTAATCCTCTTTAATGTTTCCTTGTTTCTTGTTGGTTGGTTAGTTTTCTCATTTCATATATTCTTCAAACAGGAACTTTTTAAGTAAGTTCCTGCTTGTTTTCATCatgttaatgttttctttctcttcttgaacATATGATACATATTTACTGTTTCAAGTAGCCTTTATTATTAGCTTTATCATATGCATTTCCTACTCTGTCGCTACTAATTAATTTTCTCTCCAGTAAGGGTTGTATATCCCTACTTCTATTCATaactaggtattttttttattggtgaagAGTGTTGTGAATTTTAGATTATTAGCTActacttttgttttattattttaaatcttttgagGCCTTTTCTGGTTAATTAGTTAAGTTACTTGGAATTGATTTGATCATTTTAACGGTTGCTTTAAGCTTTGTTTTGTTAGATTAGAGCTCATTTTAAGACTAATTTGGCTCCACTATTAAGCAATAAACATCTTTCTGGTATTTTCCATTGGCCATGAAGTAGATTTTTCTACCTTGGCTAGTGGCAACAGAAACTTCTTACATCTGTGTATggctttgatgatttttttaagtctGCTCTTTTTCACTGGTCTTTCCTCATCCTTGagtatttttgttaatttacACCAGTTAGTATTTAGGAGactcttttgcaaatatttaagacTCAGTATCAgtgctccttttccttctttagtATTTCATCCTTAACAATTCCAGTTGTCATGGCTTCCTTTAattcatttatgttattttagGTTACTGAATCAGGTaggcttttttggtttttattgtttgtagGCTGTAAATTCTTATTTGCAGTCGGCTGTGTGATAAGGGAAATTTTCAGTTTGTAATGTTTATGGGCCCTGCTCCTGAGCTCTCAGGAAAGTTAtgctttaacatttattaaggcCAGAATGACTCAGCAAAACTTCAAAACCTGGGCTCTATTTCTGCCCCATGCACACATTGTACATCTGctttaaaaaggtggggggacccctgggtggctcagtggtttagcgctggccttcagcccagggcgtgatcctggagtcctgggattgagtcccacatcaggttccctgcgtggagccagcttctccctctgcctgtgtctctgcctctctctctctctctctctctctctctctctctgtctctctctgtgtctttcattaatggatgaataaaatcttaaaaaaaaaaaaagagcattccaaacataaaaatacaaaaaacaaaacaaaaacttccctGGTTCCCATAAGATTCAAATCACATAGCcttgaatataataaaaacataagatGCAATCTGTAACCTTCTGGAATATCCTTCTTGAGGATCTGTAACTCTATGTAAAGAACCCTGCACTAAATGTTCATTCTCTGGACCACTCTCTTGCTTGTAAAGATTGTACACCCCTAGCAATTGTCCTGACTTGGGCTCAAAAAaacctcttcctttctctttaaaattgtttaaagttTATGTTCATTTTACATCAACATGCGATAATCAATAGGACTCACCTCATTcgtttttctgttttcaagtaTCCCTGTTTGCACTGCCTGGTGTCTAAAGTTTAAATCCCATTAGTATATAATTTGTATGCTAGATGTGTGATATGGAGAGGTAAATCAATTCCTTTTACTCTACTGGGCCAGTTTAGGAAGTTCTTCTGAAATCTCTTATTTAAAACATAGACATTGACCATTTTAGAATTTAACATTACTTAGGCTTGTGATTTGGGGGTTTAAGAAGATTGATCCTTTATAaacattagaaaacatttttatgatcGCCTCCCAGAAAAGTTGTAGTGAGCACCCTGAATGTGCCATTTTTGAATCTTCCTTCATTTTCAGAAATAGTGAAACCTTTGCAGCAAATTCAagtgttaaattattttccatttacagGGTACTGCTTTACAAAACCAGAACTGATCTTCACATTGGAACAAGGAGAAGATCCATGGTTACTAAAGAAAGAATTTCTAAGAGAAAGTTCCCCAGGTGAGTTATTGAATACTGGTAGAAGACATCCAAGAAAATTAGATCCAAAGtgattagctaaaaaaaaaaaaaaaaaaaaaaaaaaaaaaaaaaaacagaacaaagcagaGCAATCAGCTGGAAGTGAGCAGTTTGAATTTTTCAGCACTATCCTTTTAGAGTCTTTTgcatttgaaattataaaaataatagatctAATAAAATGTGGAAGGGGTCAGCTTGCACAAGGAGTAGATTGTAAGCATGTTAATATTCTCATCTGTAACAATGGGAAATAAGTATTCCATTTGAAGctgaaaagttaaataataaactCCATATACTTAacagtaaaaagataaaaactaagaaaagttAATGAAGCAACTAAAATTAAGAATCAGCAgatcagagaagagaaaggaaccataattttatcattatataataatgaCTTACTagatatcatataaatatatagatgatTAAGGAATTGTATAATTGGAAAGGATGACTACTAGGGCAAACTGTAGCCCTCCTAATTGTTAGAAGTTAAATATGTTTGCCAGAGCAAAGATAATAGACCTGTTACTAGaaaagtttcttacaaagctgaaTAAAGAGTCCTCCCCAGTAAtcttgtatgtcaactatacatcaaatacaaaaatgaaaagagtcCCCAGGACAACCACCACATATCACATTCATTGATTCTTTGTTACTCAGCATATAGTTATACTCAGAGCTAAGATTTATAAGGTGAAATGATTGGGACAAAGCAAAATTAGCAAAGAGAAACGGGACAAAGTCCAGAGGAAACCAGGTGTGAACTTCCAATATCCTGAGCAGTGAATGTGACAACACATACGAAATGTTGTCTACTTGGAAAATTCATTAGAGACTAGGTTTTTGGGAACCATCTCAAAATCTAAGTTCACATTTGTCAGCCAGGGGCTAATCTTAAAAGCCAACCATCTAAGGGTTAACAGTCTCAGGCCTGCTGTGTTAAATGTTTTATACAAAAGCTATGTAAACACACCACATAATATACAATAAGGTAAACACACCTGCCATATCAATTaatagaaatgaattaaattcaCCTATTAAAATAATATGCCATCAGATTGTATCAGAGATATGCCTACAAAGTAATATACAAAGTATGAAATATAGTCATCAATTATTAAGCCAAGGCATAAAACTCAATATTTATTCACCTAGCTAATACTTAAGGTTCAATTCATGTCaaaaacagatgagaaaaaggACATTTTGATAAAGctaaagaagtttttatttttttaataaatttattttttattggtgttcaatttgccaacatatagaataacaacaagtgctcatcccatcagtgcccccctcagtgcccctcacccagtaacccccaccccccatccacctccctttccaccacccctagttcgtttcccagagttaggagtctctcatgttctgtctccctttctggtatttcccactcatttttttctcctttcccctttattccgtttcactattttttatattccccaaatgaatgagaccatataatgtttgtccttctccgattgacttatttcactcagcataatacgccccagttccatccacattgaagcaaatagtgggtatttgtcatttctaatggctaatattccattgtatacataaaccacatcttctttattcattcatctttcgatggacaccgaggctccttccacagtttggctattgtggacattgctgctagaaacatcggggtgcaggtgtcctggcatatcattgcatctgtatctttggggtaaatccccagcagtacaattgctgggtcggagggaagatctatttttaactctttgaggaacctccacacaggtttccagagtggctgcaccaattcaccttcccaccaacagtgcaggagggttcccctttctccacatcctctccaacatttgtggtttcctgccttgttaattgtccccattctcactggtgtgaggtggtatctcattgtggttttgatttgtatttccctgatggtcagtgatgcagagcattttctcatgtgcttattggccatgtctatgtcttcctctgtgagatttctgttcatgtcttttgcccatttcatgattggattgtctgtttctttgctgttgagtttcataagttctttatagatcttggatactagccttttatctgatacgtcatttgcaaatatcttctcccattctgtaggttgtctgttagtttttttgactgtatcctttgttgtgcaaaagcttcttatcttgatgaaatcccaatagttcatttttgctttttttcttttgccttcatggatgtatcttacaagaagttactgtggccgagttcaaaaagggtgttgcctgtgttctcctctaggattttgatggaatcttgtctcacatttagatctttcatccattttgagtttatctttgtgtctggtgcaagagagtggtctagtttcatttttctgcacgtggatgtccagttttcccagcaccatttattgaagagactgtctttttttcagtggatagtcttttgtcgagtattagttgaccataaagttgagggtccacttctggattctctattctgttccattgatctatgtgtctgtttttgtgccagtaccacacagtcttgatgaccacagctttgtagtacaacctgaaatttggcattgtgatgcccccaggtatggttttcttttttaatattcccctggctatttgaggtcttttctgactccagacaaatcttaaataatttgttccaactctctgaagaaagtccatggtattttgatagggattgcattaaatgtgtaaattgccctgggtaacattgacattttcacaatattaattcttataatccatgagtatggaatatttttctatctctttgtgtcttccccaagctaaagaagttttttttttaaggtcatatAAAAGTTTTGAATATTAGTACATCAAATAAATTATCAagattcataaaacaaaaactggCAGGAGTTGTAAGGAGAAGTAGGTATACATTAGGTATAGAAGACCCTAATATGTCCCTCTGATTTCATAACAGACTCTAGTGGACTCTAGAATAATGCTCAGAAAACTACCCCTAGGTCAAATCCTGcctgctgctttttttttgtaaggaaaCACAGGCATatctatttgtttatgtattcacaCTCCAAGGTAGAGTTGAgtaacatgggtttgaactacacAAACAACATAGGCTTAAACTGCACAGGTTTTCTTCCATGTggaattttttcaataaatacagtaagtatattattgtaaatattttttatgtttatgggttttttttctctagctaactttattgtaagaacacagtatatGATACATGTAACATATAAAATGTGTTCATTGACTTTATGTTATCTATATGGCTTCCAGTCAATGGCaggctattaatagttaaatTTTTGGTGAGTCACAAGTCAtaatgcagattttcaactgtgtgtgGAGGAGTTGGCACCCCTAATCCtcatgttgtttaagggtcaactacAGTTGCAACAGAGATGCATGACCCGCAAATCCCAAAACATTATCTGTGGCCTTTTATATAGAAAGTGTACCAGCCTCTGGTCTAGACATTATACatagcatattttataaaatgaacctATTAAGTGCCTTTCAAAACTCTcttctgaaaacagaaataaaacctctttttaaataaccttggggggggggccctgggtggctcagtcggttaagcatctccccTGCTacgtggggagcccacttctccctctccctctgcctgccacccccatgcttacactctctctctctctctctctctctctctgtcaaataaataaataaatcttctaagaaacaaaaaaaaatgaccttgGAACATTGAGAAAATGTAAACGTATTATAGACCAATTCCACAAAGTATAGATACTATTGTTCAATAACACTGTAAATTGCAAGCAatatgagaaaatttaaaatcccTCTATCTTAAAATCAGTGATGAATATATATCTTTCAACAAAGTATTTTATCAAAAGGTAAATCAAAATTATACagtatctagaaaaaaattttattgaaaatgttttttataaatgACCACCTTTGGACAGTAGATAGAGcagtgaagaatttttttaactcaaataCAGTTTACCCTTGAACAGCACAGGTTTTAACTGCACAGATCTACTTATACATtggttttttcaataaatacaataaagtaTTGTAGATGTGTTTTCTcctcttaataacattttttctctagttAACTTTATTGtagaaatacagtatataatacatgtaaattataaaatatgtgttaatcaactttTGGTCAACCATAGGCTATTAGTGGTTAAGGTTTTGAGGAGTCAGAAGTCATACACAGATTTTCTCTGTGCATAGGGGTGGTTGGCACTCTTTGACCAGCTGATCTTGAAAACACAGGtcaagtatactttttttttaacaagcaagAAAGTTGTAAAAGAAAGCGTAAGTAAAGTAAAAGATGTAATAAAAACTATAATGGtataaattataaagcaaaaggtagttcttgaaataaaataaaatactaacctcagctaaaaaaaggaaagaaagcactaTTAACTCATTATAAGTTTTGTGATAGATTCCTACTTCTGTAATATAATTTTGGAATACTTTACCCtatactttctctcttttgtaaGCTCTTTAATTTGATGGACATGtcaaaaaaacaatgagatatctGTGCCAGATAACATACGGTTGTTGAATGAGCTTCTTTACTCACCTGGATTATGATTTCCTCCAAAAGAATGGTCTATTTCATTCTTCCTTACTTTAGTATGtatcatataataaatatttttaataacattgtgGATTGATTCTTAAGCTAGGTGGAGATAACTATCTCATATTGATTCATTCAGAAGACACTCTTCATAAATGCAATGCCCAAGTCAAATTTCTAGGATTTTTGAATCCTTAGGTGTAGATGAGCAATCGTTCTGGGCCCTTGTTTATGCAGAGCTCTCTAGGTAATTCTGAGGCACACTGCTTTTTATGGACCACTGACTTAACTTACACTACAGAAGGATGCAAAGAATATCACAGTAAGAGTTTCATTTTGGAAAAGTGGGCAAAGCTGCATACAATACATTTCATATCATATAAGGGCTGTTGATTAAAGTACAACCACATAACTTTTGAGTACAACCAAGACAGAGAACATGCTGTCCATTAACCTATGCACTTGCCATCAATTTGAAGATGCATCCTGAGTTTGATTATggtaatttactttaaaaatcatgagtCACAAATATGGGTGCTTTCTATATATTTCTTGTTAAAATGAATGATACAGGCAGAATGATacttctttcctatttcaaaataaatgttgcTTAAATTTGTGAGAAGCTATGAGAAGCCTTTTTCTTGTTAAGTTTTAGGAAGATAGCTTTGCTATATAGTCCTAAGGCTAGAATAGAGGGTAAATTAGGGAAAGAATGTGTGTATAAAGTTACTACTGGAAGTGTAATGAGGACTGACATCAAGATTAGAGTAGAAAATACTGTGGACTGGTGGAATGGTAACTAGAATGCATAATGAACATGCAGTTAGTGTTAAACTTTGTTTCCCTGAATCActtaaatctttcatttcttgTTGCTTAGGACAGTGTATTCaagactttcaaatatttttagtatagGCCTGACATTTTTACTAGGAGTCTGTGTAGTAGCAGGGCAACAACAGTTAAATATGTACAAGACACTTATggtgaataaatataaaagatactTGTAGTTTTTAGGGCCAGTTTGAAACATGATCCTTAAGATTCTCACAGTCAAGACTAGATAGGTTGGAAAACAGAAGTGAAGATTGGGCAAGGAAGAGTAGTTTGGGGAAAATGAgcaagtaaaaaagagaaaagatgaggtTTGATGACCAAGAGATATTCACTATTGAACAACCCTGTTATAATACCAAGGTACCAGAACCAGGATAGAGCATTGACTCCAATATAAGTGGAAAAATTACTCTTAgctcccatctttttttttttttttttaacttctactGTTACACTAATGTTTCTGTGAATGATACCGCAGAGAAAATCAAAGCATggcaaatagaatttttttttcttttaccatgaGGAAGTTGGTGccattataaattaattttagtgTTTTGTAGACTGGAAACAAATGGAGCTCCAAGGGGAATCATAGAGACTAATGATTATGCTACCATTTTAATCTATATTTGACTAAGAATCTAGACTCATATTTTTCCCTAATGCAaattctgtttcaaataaatcCATTGGAAACCTTTAATCTACTTTGAACTGATTAACCTTTGAATTCATCCCATTcactacttttgttttttctgttccCAAGATCCAATTCTCTTGAATATATTCTCAATTATCAATTGttcctttcctttatattttcttctttaaccagTTTTGAAAACTATACTTTATGATGCcaaatacatgtgtatatttatttctagcttcttttctttctactaCAAAATGTTtggattgttgttgtttttttaataaaaaagagagaatatgtgCTTAGAATTACTTTATTGTTGGGAAACTGATCCAGAAACCAAAGCATCAAATACATAATAGGGCATATATCTATAAGTCCCATTGCATAATAAGTGTGTTAAAtatcataaagtatttttaattttctcatttttagaagACTCCCAACCTAATCATCTTTCAAAGAAGAGCCTAGAAAGCCAAGGAAAATATTTGTGGCACGTTTTATTCACCAATAAATCATTGCCTACAGAGGAAGAGATTTCAGGAAAACCATGTAATCTGGACATAAACATTTTACATGCAAGAACAATGCCCTATAAATTTGACACTGCAGGACCTACCTACCTGCATCTCAGCTCATTAGCTCCACACTGTCAATATTCAAGAAAGAAGGTTCATGAGCTTAATGTATGTGAGAAATGGCTCCTCAGTATTAAGGAGGGCAGAATTAATACCAGAGAGAAATCATTTGTTTATAGTAAAAATGCGAAAGCCTTCAATTATAAAGAGAAAGTCATTCAACATCAAACAATTCCGACTTTGCAGCGGGCTTCTGAGTACAATGAATGTGGAAACACTTTGTTTGAAAAGACTGCCCTTATTACATCTGAGAGTACCTCCCCCAAAGTGAAATCTTATAAATTCAGTAAATATGGGGGAAAACAATGTGATAAACCAACTCTTATAATCTCTCATAGCAATAATCCAGAGAAAAATCATTATGAGTTTAATGAATTTGAATgtactgaaaacagaaataatttcagTAAGATCACACAAAGAACTGATACAGAAGGGAAATCTGCCGGCCAAAATTCACACATTGGAGAACATCAGAAAAATCATATAGGAGTGGAACCCTTTGAATATGGAAAGAAGTTCAGTCCTAATTTGGCCCTCCCAGTGCATCAGAGAACTCACATGACAGACAAATCCTCTGATTATGACACATGTACAGAGACATTAACTTGCCAGTCAGGTTTCAACATACATCAGAGAACTCACATTACAgtgaaaccctatgaatgtaatgaatgtggaaaatCCTGTTCTATGAATTCTTTCCTGATTCAGCCTCTGGAAAATCACACAggggagaaaccctatgaatgtcatgcatgtgggaaagctttcagtGAGAAGTCACGCTTAAGAAAACATCAGAGaactcacacaggagagaaaccctataaatgtgATGATTGTGAGAAGGCTTTCAGTGCAAAGTCAGGTCTAAGAATACATCAGAGAACTCACACAggggagaaaccctatgaatgtaatgaatgtgggaaatctttcAACTATAAATCAATCCTTATAGTACATCAGAGAACTCACACAGGGGAGAAACCCTTTGAATGTAACGAATGTGGAAAATCTTTCAGCCACATGTCAGGCCTAAGGAATCATCGGAGAACTCACACAGGGGAAAGACCATACAAATGTGATGAATGTGGGAAGTCTTTCAAACTGAAGTCAGGTCTCAGAAAACATCATAGAACTCACACAGGGGAGAAGCCCTATAAATGCAATCAATGTGGGAAAGCTTTTGGTCAGAAATCACAACTCCGAGGACATCATAgaattcacacaggagagaaaccctacaAATGTAATCATTGTGGGGAAGCTTTCAGCCAGAAATCAAACCTCAGAGTGCATCACAGAACTCACACTGGggagaaaccctataaatgtgATGATTGTGGGAAAACTTTCAGGCAGAAATCAAATCTCAGAGGACATCAGAGAACTCACACAggggagaaaccctatgaatgtaatgaatgtggaaaagctTTCAGTGAGAAGTCAGTCCTAAGAAAACATCAGAGaactcacacaggagagaaaccctataaatgtaaTCACTGTGGAGAAGCTTTTAGCCAGAAGTCAAACCTCAGAGTACATCAGAGAACTCACACAGGggagaaaccctataaatgtgATAAATGTGGGAAAACTTTCAGCCAGAAATCAAGCCTACGAGAACATCAGAAAGCCCACACAGGGAGTTAAATGTATGAATGTAAAGAATTTGGAACACCATTGAACCAGAAATCAAATCTCacaatataaaagagaaagagagagaaccataTGAATAAACAATTGCAAATTTCTCTGCAAGATGCCAGCCTTGCATCAGGGAACTTACACAGGAGAGAAATTcttggaatatattttatatgggCTGTATTTCATCCAGAATGCAGTCCTCATTATGGACCACTCAGCAAAGAAGTTACAAAGATAATTAATGTGAAAAATACTCTGTACTTAATCATCAGAAAACTTACACTGCAGAAAAGTAGtgtaatgtaataaaaatgtgaaaaatgtgtgTCGGTAATCAAAATTTACTCATCAGAGAAATGATACaatgaaaaatcagaatatataatAAGCATTTTGATAAGCTTTTGCCAAAAGCCATCTTTCTCAGTTCAACagaaaatacatggaggttaGAGACCTCACAATGAGGTAATGGATGTGGGGAACTCTTCTATTATAAATCAGCCCTCAATTGGACTTACGCAGAAGTAATTCCTGTATGCCATATAAAGACTATTAATTGTTCCCCaaaaaaatttcctcttctccctcatgCTGCACCTAGTCTACATTTCTCAACCAGTGTCATCCAAATGGGGTCCTATTAATAACCTCTGGCTACTAGAATGTGGTGGTCAATGACCCATCTCACTTAGTACATCCCTCAAATTCTCAATGTTTTCTCCTGTCCCTTAGCAGAATGGAGTGGAGATTACTCTCAGTGAAACTCTGGGCTCATGCACTGAAAATCGGAGAGTACAAGACACTAGGAAACAGGGTAAAGAGTGACTGTGGAATGGAATTTTATCCTCTCTGTATACACAGACTTTTCGCAGCAAGGAAATAAACTTGTTCTCTACTGAGCTTCTGCAGGTTTGAGTATACTTTATACTGACATATACTCACCAACCCTTAACTAATAAAGCCTATGAATATGATTTCTGTGGATATCTGAACTCAACATATATCAGAAACCTGACAACAGGAGAAACCCCTGACAATAGTTTTTATCCACAACTCCTCATCAGTCAGGTAAATatcaatgaaagaaattcaacatTTCAACATATGTAGGaaacatttaccaaaaaataacATCTCATTAAATATCTGATAATTGAATTGTAAATGTATAAAAGTTTTCAACAAGTCATCAAACTTTAATCTTTCTCAGAATGTGTTACAGGGGGAGAATCTATCAATTTGAGAAAGGTAAGTAATAGCATCTACATAGAAATTGTTCTATAAAACTGTTGTTTCATGTGTATTATTAAAACAGTTAATGAAACACAATATTGATAACAGACATTCACTAGAATAAGacactttaaaagaatgaataaataaattgcataaaCTAAACAGCATTGCCTGTATGTGA contains:
- the ZNF782 gene encoding zinc finger protein 782 isoform X1, which produces MRACAAPQVSTFSQDPQKMNTPQASVSFKDVTVEFTHEEWRQMDSAQRTLYRDVMLENYSHLVSVGYCFTKPELIFTLEQGEDPWLLKKEFLRESSPEDSQPNHLSKKSLESQGKYLWHVLFTNKSLPTEEEISGKPCNLDINILHARTMPYKFDTAGPTYLHLSSLAPHCQYSRKKVHELNVCEKWLLSIKEGRINTREKSFVYSKNAKAFNYKEKVIQHQTIPTLQRASEYNECGNTLFEKTALITSESTSPKVKSYKFSKYGGKQCDKPTLIISHSNNPEKNHYEFNEFECTENRNNFSKITQRTDTEGKSAGQNSHIGEHQKNHIGVEPFEYGKKFSPNLALPVHQRTHMTDKSSDYDTCTETLTCQSGFNIHQRTHITVKPYECNECGKSCSMNSFLIQPLENHTGEKPYECHACGKAFSEKSRLRKHQRTHTGEKPYKCDDCEKAFSAKSGLRIHQRTHTGEKPYECNECGKSFNYKSILIVHQRTHTGEKPFECNECGKSFSHMSGLRNHRRTHTGERPYKCDECGKSFKLKSGLRKHHRTHTGEKPYKCNQCGKAFGQKSQLRGHHRIHTGEKPYKCNHCGEAFSQKSNLRVHHRTHTGEKPYKCDDCGKTFRQKSNLRGHQRTHTGEKPYECNECGKAFSEKSVLRKHQRTHTGEKPYKCNHCGEAFSQKSNLRVHQRTHTGEKPYKCDKCGKTFSQKSSLREHQKAHTGS
- the ZNF782 gene encoding zinc finger protein 782 isoform X2; protein product: MRACAAPQVSTFSQDPQKMNTPQASVSFKDVTVEFTHEEWRQMDSAQRTLYRDVMLENYSHLVSVGYCFTKPELIFTLEQGEDPWLLKKEFLRESSPDSQPNHLSKKSLESQGKYLWHVLFTNKSLPTEEEISGKPCNLDINILHARTMPYKFDTAGPTYLHLSSLAPHCQYSRKKVHELNVCEKWLLSIKEGRINTREKSFVYSKNAKAFNYKEKVIQHQTIPTLQRASEYNECGNTLFEKTALITSESTSPKVKSYKFSKYGGKQCDKPTLIISHSNNPEKNHYEFNEFECTENRNNFSKITQRTDTEGKSAGQNSHIGEHQKNHIGVEPFEYGKKFSPNLALPVHQRTHMTDKSSDYDTCTETLTCQSGFNIHQRTHITVKPYECNECGKSCSMNSFLIQPLENHTGEKPYECHACGKAFSEKSRLRKHQRTHTGEKPYKCDDCEKAFSAKSGLRIHQRTHTGEKPYECNECGKSFNYKSILIVHQRTHTGEKPFECNECGKSFSHMSGLRNHRRTHTGERPYKCDECGKSFKLKSGLRKHHRTHTGEKPYKCNQCGKAFGQKSQLRGHHRIHTGEKPYKCNHCGEAFSQKSNLRVHHRTHTGEKPYKCDDCGKTFRQKSNLRGHQRTHTGEKPYECNECGKAFSEKSVLRKHQRTHTGEKPYKCNHCGEAFSQKSNLRVHQRTHTGEKPYKCDKCGKTFSQKSSLREHQKAHTGS